In Cupriavidus basilensis, the following proteins share a genomic window:
- a CDS encoding cytochrome P450, producing MTAPQTPTQSTGCPFHAASPAQSTCPMHAGGDSGIPDFPPERVDPLSPPPVYFQMQQGSGLGQARLWDGKIAWLITRYDDVRSVLSDPRFSSDITNPGYPTVSAAMKVARGSNRTFITMDAPKHAEHRRMLTGEFSIRKIEALRPRIQAIVDKLLDDFATKPQPSDLVSAFTLATPALAISELLGVPYEDHDFFQELAMVLTSSSATLEEAIAANHELCEVYLKGLVAKRSENPGEDILSRLIVNHVRKGDITETDVVSLARLLLIAGHETTANTTAMGVLFLLQRPDIWNELRQDTSLVPNAVEEILRYLDVTHSGKRRVATEDIVVNGQMIQAGDPVVVLSVSANRDSSKFEDPNVFDLRRDSRTQVSFGYGPHQCIGQPLARLEMQIMFTALLERFPNLELAVPVESLEFKGDSLMYGVKELPVRW from the coding sequence ATGACCGCCCCCCAAACCCCCACGCAGTCGACTGGCTGCCCGTTTCACGCGGCCTCACCTGCGCAGTCCACGTGTCCGATGCACGCTGGCGGGGACAGCGGCATCCCCGACTTTCCGCCCGAACGGGTCGATCCTTTGTCGCCGCCGCCGGTGTACTTCCAGATGCAGCAAGGAAGCGGCTTGGGGCAAGCTAGGCTCTGGGACGGAAAGATCGCCTGGCTGATTACGCGCTATGACGACGTCCGCTCGGTCCTGTCTGACCCTCGCTTTAGTTCTGACATTACGAATCCCGGCTATCCCACTGTCAGTGCTGCAATGAAAGTTGCCCGGGGTAGTAACCGGACCTTCATCACCATGGATGCACCCAAGCATGCAGAGCATCGGCGCATGCTGACAGGTGAATTCTCGATCCGCAAAATCGAGGCCCTTCGCCCGCGGATTCAGGCGATCGTAGACAAGCTGCTGGACGACTTCGCAACAAAGCCTCAACCCTCCGACCTGGTTAGCGCCTTTACGTTGGCTACGCCGGCATTGGCGATCTCAGAGTTGCTTGGCGTTCCGTACGAAGACCATGACTTCTTTCAGGAACTGGCGATGGTCCTGACGTCGAGTAGTGCGACGCTTGAGGAGGCCATCGCCGCAAATCATGAGTTGTGCGAGGTGTACCTGAAGGGCCTGGTGGCGAAGAGATCGGAGAACCCCGGGGAAGATATCCTCAGCCGCCTCATCGTCAATCACGTACGAAAGGGCGATATCACCGAAACGGACGTTGTTTCCCTTGCAAGGCTCTTGCTGATTGCCGGCCACGAGACCACGGCGAATACGACCGCAATGGGAGTGCTTTTCCTCCTGCAACGACCGGATATCTGGAATGAGCTTCGACAAGACACAAGCCTCGTTCCAAATGCGGTGGAAGAAATTCTGCGCTATCTGGATGTCACACATTCAGGAAAGCGTCGTGTCGCGACCGAGGACATTGTCGTGAACGGACAAATGATCCAGGCGGGCGACCCCGTTGTAGTGCTGAGTGTCTCGGCCAATCGCGACAGCTCGAAATTTGAAGATCCGAATGTGTTCGACCTTCGCCGAGATTCAAGGACGCAGGTCTCGTTCGGATACGGCCCGCATCAGTGCATCGGTCAACCCCTCGCACGGCTCGAAATGCAGATCATGTTCACCGCCTTGCTGGAGCGGTTTCCGAACCTCGAGCTTGCTGTTCCCGTGGAAAGCCTTGAGTTCAAGGGCGATTCACTCATGTATGGCGTCAAGGAACTCCCTGTTCGCTGGTAA
- a CDS encoding ferredoxin, translating to MKITIYPEKCCGSGQCVVNAPDLFDQKDNGIVILLNAEPSADQFESARLAAGICPALAIEIHEDQ from the coding sequence ATGAAAATCACAATCTACCCCGAAAAGTGCTGCGGTTCTGGTCAATGTGTCGTCAACGCGCCGGATCTGTTCGACCAAAAGGACAATGGCATCGTCATTCTCTTGAACGCAGAGCCGTCGGCTGACCAATTCGAATCAGCACGCCTGGCGGCTGGCATCTGCCCAGCGCTCGCCATCGAGATTCACGAGGATCAGTGA
- a CDS encoding NAD(P)/FAD-dependent oxidoreductase yields MNSPEHIVVVGASAAGITAARALRAQGWGGRLTLIGKEGGMPYDRPPLSKRLMAGECPVEALNLVSEDGMKALNLHYLDGTSATGLDTDASSLQLSNGSTLQYDRLLIATGADARVIPNLSQAANCYSLRNLNDALAIREHLTAGKRVLVVGAGFIGTELAAIAKTSGCEVTVIDKSKVPLGARVGDIVGKRIEKLHEANGVVFHNDCELREVKWRDRTITEVRLDTGVVIACDVIVVAIGAVPSVQWCSGLNIRSGVVCNEYCEAAPNVYAAGDAAEWFHKGYGEHMRIEHRTNASEQAMAAAKNMLGSRVEYAPLPFFWSDQYQVQIHSYGRIGPQYTVEVVEGDQLKDDSCIFRYYQGDVLMGVLSWNASRKAREHIKLLKEEWTKSHAPAAVAG; encoded by the coding sequence ATGAACTCCCCCGAGCACATCGTCGTTGTCGGCGCCTCGGCCGCCGGCATCACGGCAGCACGAGCGCTGCGCGCACAGGGCTGGGGAGGGCGGCTCACGCTGATTGGAAAGGAAGGCGGCATGCCCTATGACCGCCCTCCTCTTTCAAAGCGGCTGATGGCAGGAGAATGTCCGGTAGAGGCGCTCAACCTTGTGTCCGAAGACGGCATGAAGGCGCTGAACCTGCACTACCTGGACGGGACATCGGCCACCGGCCTCGATACGGACGCCAGTTCACTGCAACTCAGCAACGGCTCCACACTTCAATATGATCGCTTGCTGATCGCCACGGGCGCGGACGCTCGAGTGATTCCCAACCTCAGCCAGGCGGCGAACTGCTACAGCCTGCGCAACTTAAACGACGCGCTGGCGATTCGGGAACATCTGACTGCCGGAAAGCGGGTACTAGTAGTCGGCGCGGGCTTCATCGGCACAGAGTTAGCGGCGATTGCAAAGACCAGCGGCTGTGAGGTGACCGTCATCGACAAGTCGAAAGTTCCTCTCGGGGCGCGAGTCGGGGATATCGTTGGGAAGCGGATCGAAAAACTCCATGAAGCCAACGGCGTGGTTTTCCACAACGACTGCGAACTCAGGGAGGTGAAATGGCGTGACCGCACCATTACCGAAGTCCGCTTGGACACTGGGGTTGTGATTGCTTGCGACGTAATTGTTGTGGCTATCGGCGCAGTTCCCAGCGTGCAGTGGTGCAGCGGATTAAACATCCGCAGCGGCGTAGTCTGCAATGAATACTGTGAAGCAGCCCCGAACGTATATGCCGCCGGCGATGCTGCAGAGTGGTTTCACAAAGGCTACGGCGAGCACATGCGTATTGAACACCGGACGAATGCAAGCGAACAGGCGATGGCCGCGGCAAAGAACATGCTCGGCTCTCGCGTTGAATACGCTCCGCTGCCGTTCTTCTGGTCGGATCAGTACCAGGTCCAAATCCACAGCTACGGACGCATCGGCCCTCAATACACCGTTGAAGTTGTCGAAGGGGATCAACTGAAAGACGACTCCTGCATCTTTCGCTACTACCAGGGAGACGTTTTGATGGGCGTTCTTAGTTGGAACGCCAGTAGAAAAGCGCGTGAGCACATCAAGCTGTTGAAGGAGGAGTGGACGAAGAGCCACGCTCCAGCTGCGGTAGCAGGTTAA
- a CDS encoding Bug family tripartite tricarboxylate transporter substrate binding protein → MTKPASAIRRAVLLCSLALPSILYAQQSGPLPVRLFVGYGPGGGTDVVARAVGEELAKIWNRPVIVENRPGANGAIASKAVARAEPDGSILLVMPPSTLIIDANLRPTVAVDPTKELTLVSGLAATPLVVVTPASAPYNNLADLIKAARAANGKFTYGWANLGMRVGMEEFAQKTGVKMTPVGYKSAGQSVPAIVSGEIDMLMIDMAPIAQLVKAGKVKAFAVSTPERSPMLPNVPTFKEAGIDVQLTGTIALYAPAKMPQNAIKKMQSDVATILKNGELRTRMQGTGMEVITQSPEDFEGYLKQRKKSIDAVIKVGDFKLE, encoded by the coding sequence ATGACAAAACCCGCTTCGGCTATCCGCAGAGCAGTCCTACTCTGCTCCCTGGCCCTGCCCTCCATCCTGTACGCCCAGCAATCTGGCCCGTTGCCGGTCCGGCTCTTTGTTGGCTACGGACCGGGCGGTGGCACCGACGTAGTTGCACGCGCAGTTGGCGAAGAGCTGGCAAAAATCTGGAATCGGCCCGTAATCGTCGAAAATCGGCCAGGCGCAAACGGGGCGATCGCCAGCAAGGCTGTCGCGCGAGCTGAACCGGACGGTTCGATCCTTCTGGTCATGCCCCCGTCCACGTTGATCATCGACGCAAACTTGCGCCCCACTGTTGCTGTCGATCCCACCAAGGAACTCACCCTTGTGAGCGGGCTAGCCGCAACCCCACTCGTTGTGGTGACCCCGGCTTCCGCGCCATACAACAACCTCGCTGACCTCATTAAGGCAGCTCGTGCGGCCAACGGGAAGTTCACGTACGGATGGGCCAACTTGGGCATGCGTGTCGGTATGGAGGAGTTCGCGCAAAAGACCGGGGTAAAGATGACCCCAGTCGGCTACAAGAGTGCTGGGCAAAGTGTCCCCGCTATCGTTTCAGGCGAGATCGATATGCTCATGATCGATATGGCACCGATCGCGCAACTCGTTAAGGCTGGAAAAGTGAAGGCCTTTGCCGTGTCGACGCCAGAACGCTCGCCTATGCTGCCAAACGTCCCTACATTCAAGGAAGCGGGGATTGACGTCCAGCTTACGGGAACCATCGCCCTGTATGCGCCTGCCAAGATGCCCCAGAACGCAATCAAAAAAATGCAGAGCGATGTCGCTACGATTTTGAAGAACGGCGAGCTTCGCACGCGGATGCAAGGCACTGGAATGGAAGTCATTACGCAGTCCCCGGAGGATTTCGAGGGCTACCTTAAGCAGCGCAAGAAGAGCATTGATGCAGTAATTAAGGTCGGTGATTTTAAGCTCGAATAG
- a CDS encoding NAD-dependent succinate-semialdehyde dehydrogenase: MYPELSLYINGEFLGIEGRRHQDVVNPATEEVVGRLPLATREDLDTAVEAAHRAFLTWRDSSPLERSAILRKVAELARQRAPEIGRNMTIDQGKPLHEAVGEVTVCAEHADWHAEEARRIYGRVIPSRNPNVRQLVLRQPVGVCAAFTPWNFPFNQAIRKISAALGAGCTIILKGPEETPSAVLAIAQLFHDAGLPPGCLNIVFGVPAEVSAHLIASPLVQKISFTGSTAVGKQLAALAGSHMKRITMELGGHSPAIVFDDADVDTAAEMLANYKLRNAGQVCVSPSRFFVQRGAYDRFLRRFTDVIGAVRVGNGIDSSTQMGPLANQRRVAAMEGLIADSKARGGKVVVGGTRCSDTGHFFAPSVVIDISDDSMLMTCEPFGPVAPVVTFDDLDEVLARANKLTYGLSSYVFTESAKTAHAVSTRLEAGMVNINHFGSALAETPFGGIKDSGIGSEGGTETFDGYLVTKFVTQV; this comes from the coding sequence GTGTATCCAGAATTATCCCTTTACATCAATGGCGAATTTCTCGGCATTGAAGGCCGGCGACACCAGGACGTAGTCAATCCTGCGACGGAGGAGGTCGTTGGGCGACTGCCGCTCGCCACCCGCGAGGACCTCGACACCGCCGTCGAGGCGGCTCATCGAGCTTTCCTGACGTGGCGCGACTCATCGCCTTTGGAACGCAGTGCAATCTTGCGTAAAGTTGCGGAGCTCGCCCGTCAAAGGGCGCCGGAAATCGGCCGCAACATGACCATTGACCAGGGGAAGCCTCTGCACGAAGCCGTGGGCGAAGTAACGGTTTGTGCAGAGCATGCGGACTGGCATGCAGAAGAGGCTCGGCGGATCTACGGCCGCGTGATCCCCAGCCGCAACCCTAACGTCCGCCAGCTCGTGCTACGTCAGCCGGTCGGAGTCTGCGCAGCCTTCACCCCTTGGAATTTTCCCTTCAATCAGGCGATCCGGAAAATCTCTGCCGCGCTTGGCGCAGGCTGTACGATCATTCTGAAGGGACCAGAAGAGACACCGAGTGCCGTGCTGGCGATCGCTCAACTGTTCCATGATGCGGGCCTTCCTCCTGGTTGCTTAAACATTGTATTTGGCGTCCCGGCGGAGGTGTCAGCACACCTCATTGCATCTCCGCTGGTCCAGAAGATCTCCTTTACGGGGTCCACTGCTGTTGGCAAACAACTAGCAGCTCTAGCAGGATCCCATATGAAGCGAATCACTATGGAGCTTGGTGGTCACTCCCCTGCAATCGTCTTCGACGATGCGGATGTCGATACCGCCGCCGAGATGCTTGCAAACTACAAGCTGCGAAACGCTGGTCAGGTATGCGTCTCGCCCTCCCGCTTCTTCGTCCAGCGCGGGGCTTACGATAGGTTCCTCAGGCGTTTTACGGACGTCATTGGCGCAGTGCGGGTCGGCAACGGTATAGACAGCTCGACACAGATGGGACCGCTCGCAAACCAACGCCGTGTTGCTGCAATGGAAGGGTTGATTGCCGACTCCAAAGCGCGCGGCGGAAAGGTTGTCGTGGGAGGGACCAGGTGCAGCGACACAGGACATTTCTTCGCGCCCAGCGTCGTTATAGACATTTCAGACGACTCCATGCTCATGACTTGCGAGCCATTCGGCCCTGTCGCCCCGGTTGTAACGTTCGACGATCTGGATGAGGTGCTGGCACGGGCGAACAAACTGACTTACGGCCTGTCGTCTTACGTGTTTACCGAGTCAGCGAAGACAGCGCATGCTGTCTCTACCCGCCTTGAGGCCGGCATGGTCAACATCAACCACTTTGGAAGCGCTCTCGCCGAAACACCGTTTGGAGGCATTAAAGATAGCGGTATCGGGAGTGAGGGTGGGACCGAGACGTTCGACGGCTATCTCGTCACGAAATTTGTAACTCAAGTGTAG
- a CDS encoding MarR family winged helix-turn-helix transcriptional regulator, giving the protein MTEPTVEMLADELRPRLMRIVVALRREMRAAHVPPAQSAVLSALLVRGPMRVSDLARNEGVRLPTMTQIVGRMVDAELIARSAPVGSYNNMIQITDEGRAVAGKLAAQRTAALGKRMEGLTPEELQTVIAMFPIIDKMFKREPWLDHE; this is encoded by the coding sequence ATGACAGAACCTACGGTTGAAATGCTTGCGGACGAACTTAGACCCCGCTTGATGCGGATCGTTGTAGCGCTGCGGCGGGAAATGAGAGCGGCGCACGTGCCCCCCGCGCAGAGCGCTGTTCTTAGTGCATTGCTCGTAAGAGGGCCGATGCGAGTTAGCGATCTGGCCAGGAATGAAGGCGTCAGATTGCCTACGATGACGCAGATTGTCGGGCGGATGGTCGACGCCGAGTTAATCGCGCGCTCCGCACCCGTCGGCTCGTACAACAACATGATTCAGATTACTGATGAAGGCCGGGCTGTGGCCGGCAAATTGGCCGCACAGCGGACGGCGGCACTGGGCAAGCGCATGGAGGGATTGACGCCCGAGGAGTTGCAGACGGTGATCGCGATGTTCCCCATCATCGATAAGATGTTCAAAAGAGAACCGTGGCTGGACCACGAGTAA
- a CDS encoding gamma carbonic anhydrase family protein: MAIYRIGEKEPTIHPSSYVSEHAVIIGDVEIAEDVSIWPGAVIRGDNEKITIRRGVNVQEGAVLHTDPGFPVEVGEMVSIGHQAMLHGCKVGARSLVGIQAVILNGSELGQQCLVGAGSLIGERKNFPAGGLVMGTPAKQVRELTEEVKAAIEKNADDYINKAKTYKKDLVKLS; the protein is encoded by the coding sequence GTGGCGATCTATCGAATTGGAGAGAAAGAACCGACAATTCATCCGAGCTCGTATGTATCCGAGCATGCGGTAATCATCGGCGACGTGGAAATCGCCGAAGACGTGTCCATCTGGCCCGGCGCTGTGATCCGCGGCGACAATGAAAAGATCACGATTAGGCGAGGCGTGAACGTCCAGGAGGGGGCTGTGTTGCACACCGATCCTGGCTTTCCCGTCGAGGTAGGCGAGATGGTCTCCATTGGACACCAGGCGATGCTTCACGGTTGCAAGGTCGGAGCACGTAGTCTGGTCGGCATTCAGGCTGTGATCCTGAATGGATCCGAACTCGGACAACAATGCCTCGTGGGGGCCGGATCCTTGATCGGCGAGCGCAAGAACTTCCCGGCAGGAGGCTTGGTCATGGGCACACCTGCAAAGCAGGTACGTGAACTAACGGAGGAAGTCAAAGCTGCGATCGAGAAGAACGCTGACGACTACATTAACAAGGCGAAGACGTACAAGAAGGACCTGGTCAAGCTGAGTTAG
- the glcF gene encoding glycolate oxidase subunit GlcF yields the protein MQTKLSHEFANTPEGAEAEEILRKCVHCGFCTATCPTYLLLGDERNGPRGRIYLMKQLLEGEEVTASTQQNLDRCLTCRNCESTCPSGVEYGKLVHIGRKLVDERIPRPPKDRAVRWLLREGLTSPLFLPAMKIGRMVRPLLPSKLANKLTPSRPAGQRPTRRHARKVLMLEGCVQPAMMPNINSATARVLDAADFQVVSVPRAGCCGAIRLHTGDHKGGLDDMRRNIDAWWPAISSGEVEAIVMNASGCGATVKDYADLLKHDAEYAEKAARVSELTRDLSELLPELLPRLRGKVKACDKPALAFHPPCTLQHGQKLRGVVEEHLGQLGFSVHRASVESHLCCGSAGTYSVLQPEISLQLRDRKIEHLSEKQPDCIVSANIGCIQHLQSGTPTPVKHWIEVLDDAIEPAVQPEEQVFI from the coding sequence ATGCAGACAAAACTAAGTCATGAGTTTGCCAACACTCCAGAAGGGGCGGAGGCCGAAGAGATTCTGCGCAAGTGCGTGCATTGCGGCTTTTGTACGGCAACGTGTCCGACTTACCTGCTTCTGGGCGATGAACGTAACGGACCCCGGGGACGCATCTACTTGATGAAGCAGTTGCTTGAGGGGGAAGAGGTCACAGCAAGCACCCAACAGAATCTAGACCGCTGCTTGACGTGCCGGAACTGTGAAAGCACCTGTCCCAGCGGTGTCGAGTACGGCAAGCTAGTTCACATTGGGCGGAAGCTAGTCGATGAGCGAATTCCTCGTCCGCCAAAAGACCGCGCGGTGCGTTGGCTGCTGCGTGAGGGGCTAACTTCGCCATTGTTCTTGCCGGCCATGAAGATTGGCCGAATGGTTCGGCCGCTACTTCCTTCCAAGCTCGCCAACAAGCTTACGCCGAGCAGACCTGCGGGTCAGCGCCCAACGCGCCGCCACGCCAGGAAAGTGCTCATGCTCGAAGGTTGTGTGCAGCCGGCGATGATGCCGAACATCAATTCTGCGACCGCGCGGGTACTCGATGCAGCCGACTTTCAGGTTGTAAGTGTTCCTCGAGCCGGTTGCTGTGGCGCGATCCGGCTGCACACCGGAGATCACAAGGGCGGCCTCGATGATATGCGCAGAAACATCGACGCCTGGTGGCCGGCGATTTCCAGCGGTGAAGTCGAGGCAATTGTCATGAACGCGTCCGGCTGCGGCGCGACCGTGAAGGACTACGCCGACTTGCTAAAGCATGACGCGGAGTACGCCGAGAAGGCAGCTCGGGTTAGCGAGTTGACCCGCGACCTGAGCGAATTGCTTCCTGAACTTCTGCCAAGACTGCGCGGCAAAGTCAAAGCGTGCGACAAGCCGGCCTTGGCGTTCCATCCGCCGTGCACGCTGCAACACGGCCAGAAGCTGCGGGGAGTGGTGGAGGAGCATCTGGGACAGTTGGGCTTTTCCGTTCATCGTGCCAGCGTGGAGAGTCACCTTTGTTGCGGCTCAGCCGGCACCTACTCCGTTCTGCAGCCCGAAATTTCACTCCAGCTCAGAGACCGCAAGATCGAGCATCTGAGCGAGAAGCAACCTGACTGCATCGTGTCCGCGAACATCGGTTGCATCCAGCATTTGCAAAGTGGAACGCCCACGCCAGTAAAGCACTGGATCGAGGTACTGGATGATGCAATCGAGCCGGCAGTCCAACCAGAGGAACAAGTATTTATCTAG
- the glcE gene encoding glycolate oxidase subunit GlcE produces the protein MTTIPTEVSHLIETVLHARKTKTSLNIVGGGTKCFYGEEPSGEPCDVRRLSGICSYEPSELVVTARAGTPLEELEAVLAEHNQYLAFEPPRFAKGSTVGGAVAAGLSGPARVGVGSIRDFVLGATMINGKGELLTFGGQVMKNVAGYDVSRLLAGSMGILGVICEVSLKVLPIHSSRITLFIERDEAGALSLLNGLTRQALPVNASAWHDGKLFLRLSGAASAVTEARKRLGGTELEPDEALSWWDAVRDHRHDFFSQSDAPLWRVSVPAVSQPFLAANQLIEWGGALRWLYTDDPIEDVREMASSLGGHATLFRDPHHRSGVFTPPSDALFEIHRNLKQAFDPDGIFNVGRLYPGL, from the coding sequence ATGACGACGATCCCCACGGAAGTGTCTCATCTGATTGAGACAGTCCTGCATGCAAGAAAAACGAAGACCTCTCTCAACATCGTTGGCGGCGGTACGAAATGCTTCTACGGTGAAGAGCCGTCGGGTGAACCGTGTGATGTCCGGCGCCTCAGCGGAATTTGCAGCTATGAACCGTCTGAGCTGGTTGTCACCGCTCGTGCAGGCACACCGCTAGAAGAACTTGAGGCCGTGCTGGCCGAGCACAATCAGTACCTTGCCTTTGAGCCGCCACGCTTTGCTAAAGGAAGTACTGTCGGAGGAGCGGTCGCGGCAGGTCTGAGCGGGCCAGCACGCGTCGGGGTAGGGTCCATTCGGGACTTCGTTCTCGGCGCGACCATGATTAACGGCAAAGGCGAGCTTCTGACATTCGGCGGGCAAGTGATGAAGAACGTTGCCGGTTATGACGTTTCGCGTCTCCTGGCGGGCTCAATGGGAATACTCGGTGTTATCTGTGAGGTCTCGCTGAAGGTTCTGCCCATTCATTCATCGAGGATCACCCTGTTCATTGAACGCGACGAAGCAGGGGCGTTGTCTCTCTTAAACGGGCTGACTCGGCAAGCATTGCCAGTCAATGCGAGTGCCTGGCACGACGGAAAGCTGTTCCTCCGACTGAGTGGTGCAGCCTCTGCTGTCACGGAAGCCAGAAAGCGTTTGGGCGGGACTGAGCTGGAACCAGACGAAGCGTTGTCCTGGTGGGATGCCGTCCGCGACCACCGCCACGACTTCTTTTCACAGAGCGACGCGCCTCTCTGGCGTGTTTCCGTTCCGGCAGTCTCCCAACCCTTCTTGGCCGCGAATCAGCTTATTGAATGGGGTGGTGCATTGAGATGGCTATACACCGACGATCCCATCGAGGACGTTCGGGAAATGGCGTCATCGCTTGGTGGTCACGCCACGCTGTTCAGGGATCCGCATCATAGGAGCGGCGTGTTCACGCCACCGAGCGATGCGCTCTTCGAGATTCATCGCAATCTCAAGCAAGCGTTTGATCCCGATGGCATCTTCAATGTTGGTCGACTCTACCCCGGCCTGTAA
- a CDS encoding FAD-linked oxidase C-terminal domain-containing protein, giving the protein MNATRDGWLAHPTDAERREARRAEVVSALEGVLPRDLILSQREDTQPFECDGLTAYRAQPLVVVLPETEEQVVAILRTCKTLGAPVVARGAGTGLSGGALPHEMGVLLSLARFNRIVRVDPVSCTAVVQCGVRNAAISEAAATYGLYYAPDPSSQIACTIGGNVAENSGGVHCLKYGLTLQNVMKVRGYTIQGEAIEFGSEALDVPGLDLLGVVVGSEGMLAVTLEVTVKLIPKPELARCIVASFDTVEAAGDAVANVIAAGIIPAGLELMDKPMTAAVEDFVHAGYDLDAAAILLCESDGTALEVEDEIVKMNAVLTASGATRLEASQDEAQRLRFWSGRKNAFPATGRMSPDYLCMDSTIPRKSLAAILRAISEMEVRYGLRCVNVFHAGDGNLHPLILFDANNPEELHQAEQFGAEILETSVTLGGTVTGEHGVGVEKLNSMCVQFSGAEREQMFALKRAFDPQSLLNPGKVIPTLHRCAEYGRMTVRRGMLPHPEIPRF; this is encoded by the coding sequence ATGAATGCGACGCGTGACGGCTGGTTGGCACATCCTACTGACGCTGAGCGGAGGGAAGCCCGGCGTGCGGAAGTGGTTTCCGCGCTAGAAGGCGTGCTGCCTAGGGACCTTATCCTGTCGCAGCGCGAGGACACCCAGCCATTTGAATGCGATGGCCTTACGGCCTATCGGGCGCAGCCGCTCGTCGTGGTGCTTCCCGAAACAGAAGAGCAGGTTGTTGCCATTCTGCGAACGTGCAAGACGCTCGGTGCGCCCGTCGTGGCTCGGGGCGCAGGCACGGGATTGTCAGGCGGTGCGCTCCCACATGAGATGGGCGTGCTCCTTTCGCTCGCTCGTTTTAACCGGATCGTCAGGGTAGATCCTGTGAGTTGTACCGCAGTGGTCCAATGCGGTGTACGCAACGCCGCAATCAGTGAGGCAGCCGCTACGTATGGGCTGTACTACGCCCCCGATCCGTCCAGCCAGATTGCCTGCACGATCGGTGGAAACGTGGCCGAGAATTCCGGAGGCGTCCATTGCCTCAAGTACGGACTCACGTTGCAGAACGTAATGAAAGTACGGGGATACACCATTCAGGGCGAGGCGATAGAGTTTGGATCGGAAGCCCTTGATGTCCCTGGGCTCGATTTGCTCGGCGTCGTTGTAGGCAGTGAAGGGATGCTCGCAGTGACATTGGAAGTCACCGTCAAGTTAATTCCTAAGCCAGAACTTGCGCGATGCATCGTTGCAAGCTTCGACACCGTCGAAGCCGCTGGTGACGCCGTAGCCAACGTCATCGCGGCCGGCATCATCCCAGCCGGCCTGGAACTGATGGACAAGCCGATGACCGCCGCCGTAGAGGACTTCGTGCATGCTGGCTATGACCTGGACGCGGCCGCAATCCTATTGTGCGAGAGTGATGGGACGGCGTTGGAGGTCGAGGACGAGATTGTGAAGATGAATGCCGTCCTCACCGCCAGCGGGGCCACTCGTCTTGAAGCAAGTCAGGACGAGGCGCAGCGTCTTCGTTTCTGGAGCGGGCGAAAGAATGCATTTCCCGCGACGGGGCGCATGAGCCCGGATTACCTGTGCATGGATTCCACGATTCCTCGCAAGAGTCTCGCTGCGATCCTTCGAGCAATCAGCGAGATGGAGGTGCGCTATGGGCTTCGCTGCGTGAACGTGTTCCACGCCGGCGACGGGAATCTACATCCGCTGATCCTTTTCGACGCCAACAATCCCGAAGAACTGCACCAGGCGGAGCAATTCGGCGCAGAGATTCTGGAAACAAGCGTCACGCTTGGCGGGACGGTGACCGGAGAGCACGGTGTGGGCGTGGAGAAGCTGAACTCAATGTGCGTTCAGTTCTCAGGCGCAGAGCGAGAACAAATGTTTGCGCTGAAACGTGCATTCGATCCGCAATCGCTCTTGAATCCTGGGAAGGTAATTCCGACGCTGCATCGATGTGCCGAATATGGTCGCATGACTGTTCGGCGTGGGATGCTGCCGCATCCAGAAATCCCGAGGTTCTAG